The following coding sequences are from one Alosa alosa isolate M-15738 ecotype Scorff River chromosome 13, AALO_Geno_1.1, whole genome shotgun sequence window:
- the LOC125306162 gene encoding uncharacterized protein LOC125306162 isoform X1, with amino-acid sequence MCRCGYACSFENMLSVDTLIILIISTASVFAVGWHNPSPIIFGRIGHNVTLNTHVKASGSSTFTWYRQKLSGEIEMIHSASCENKLHYTVGMSDGIGFMTIYNTLVTDSGSYFAVSRAIKTKAFLGTSYVNLAVTDHTPLIRLFYGSGIAKTHVFQCEIVGARADWSNPYWEITENGHVRKMKGVGSGGIDADGRFTRWSVVTLSSDKSFSLTCLSSHNHTTNMIKTGTIDMSKGASVCVFTYFLITLACVLILLTMVLTVLSAWRIRQRRLERDG; translated from the exons ATGTGTCGGTGTGGCTATGCATGTTCATTTGAGAACATGCTCTCAGTGGATACGCTCATCATTTTAATTATAAGCACCGCCAGTG TGTTTGCTGTTGGGTGGCACAATCCTTCCCCAATCATTTTTGGGCGGATAGGACATAACGTGACACTTAATACTCATGTTAAAGCCTCTGGGAGCTCGACGTTCACCTGGTACCGACAGAAACTCAGTGGAGAAATTGAAATGATTCATTCTGCTTCGTGTGAGAACAAATTACATTACACGGTGGGCATGTCAGACGGTATAGGATTTATGACGATCTACAACACACTTGTGACAGATTCCGGGAGTTATTTCGCAGTATCTAGGGCGATAAAGACCAAGGCTTTTTTAGGCACTTCATACGTGAACTTAGCTGTCACAG ATCACACTCCGCTTATTCGTCTGTTCTATGGGTCCGGAATCGCCAAGACGCACGTTTTCCAGTGTGAGATAGTGGGAGCGCGCGCTGACTGGAGTAACCCTTACTGGGAAATAACAGAAAATGGACATGTGAGAAAAATGAAAGGAGTTGGAAGTGGAGGAATAGATGCGGACGGTCGCTTCACACGATGGTCTGTGGTTACATTGAGCTCAGACAAGTCGTTCTCTTTGACCTGTCTTTCTAGCCACAATCACACTACAAACATGATCAAAACCGGTACAATTGACATGTCCAAAG GTGCGTCTGTGTGCGTTTTCACCTACTTTCTGATCACACTGGCTTGTGTTCTGATTCTGCTCACAATGGTGCTGACTGTGCTTTCGGCCTGGAGGATCCGCCAACGTAGGCTTGAAAGAGATGGTTAA
- the LOC125306162 gene encoding uncharacterized protein LOC125306162 isoform X3, protein MCRCGYACSFENMLSVDTLIILIISTASVFAVGWHNPSPIIFGRIGHNVTLNTHVKASGSSTFTWYRQKLSGEIEMIHSASYHTPLIRLFYGSGIAKTHVFQCEIVGARADWSNPYWEITENGHVRKMKGVGSGGIDADGRFTRWSVVTLSSDKSFSLTCLSSHNHTTNMIKTGTIDMSKGASVCVFTYFLITLACVLILLTMVLTVLSAWRIRQRRLERDG, encoded by the exons ATGTGTCGGTGTGGCTATGCATGTTCATTTGAGAACATGCTCTCAGTGGATACGCTCATCATTTTAATTATAAGCACCGCCAGTG TGTTTGCTGTTGGGTGGCACAATCCTTCCCCAATCATTTTTGGGCGGATAGGACATAACGTGACACTTAATACTCATGTTAAAGCCTCTGGGAGCTCGACGTTCACCTGGTACCGACAGAAACTCAGTGGAGAAATTGAAATGATTCATTCTGCTTCGT ATCACACTCCGCTTATTCGTCTGTTCTATGGGTCCGGAATCGCCAAGACGCACGTTTTCCAGTGTGAGATAGTGGGAGCGCGCGCTGACTGGAGTAACCCTTACTGGGAAATAACAGAAAATGGACATGTGAGAAAAATGAAAGGAGTTGGAAGTGGAGGAATAGATGCGGACGGTCGCTTCACACGATGGTCTGTGGTTACATTGAGCTCAGACAAGTCGTTCTCTTTGACCTGTCTTTCTAGCCACAATCACACTACAAACATGATCAAAACCGGTACAATTGACATGTCCAAAG GTGCGTCTGTGTGCGTTTTCACCTACTTTCTGATCACACTGGCTTGTGTTCTGATTCTGCTCACAATGGTGCTGACTGTGCTTTCGGCCTGGAGGATCCGCCAACGTAGGCTTGAAAGAGATGGTTAA